The Xenopus laevis strain J_2021 unplaced genomic scaffold, Xenopus_laevis_v10.1 Sca23, whole genome shotgun sequence genomic sequence GTAAACTGAAACATCCATTTCCTTTCAGAAATTCCCTCCCGTGGGCTGAGGTTAAAAGGAGAAAAGAGGTTCATGCACTACCATGTAACACAGGGAAAACTCCTAAATTCACTGAGGAAAGGAGGATACGAGGGAACCGCAGCTTAAATGGAATACAACAGCTCCCCCTATTGGTCAGTATCAGGAATCTCAGCCTATACTTTACACCACCCGGAGGTGGGTCCCTGTAGTGTCAATCACCTGTTTTTTCATGTGCAAAAGGATGTAATATAAACCTTTGGTGCAGgagcccttagctcataacaatggtacagatatatagaaacattagggagtcagcctgctatagttccaggggtacccagggtacaaataatcactcaccccaaatctccccctaactgaccttcagactgggcccccttagctcataacaaggttacagatatatagaaacattggggtgtcaccctgctatagttccaggggtacccagggtacaaataagcactcaccccaaatctccccctaactgaccttcagactgggcccccttagctcataacaaggttacagatatatagaaacattggggtgtcaccctgctatagttccaggggtacccagggtacaaataaccactcaccccaaatctccctctaactggccttcagactgggcccccttagctcataacaaggttacagatatatagaaacattggggtaacagtcaccctgctatagttccaggagtacccagggtacaaataagcactcacccccaaatctccccaaaactgaccttcaaactgggtccccttagctcataacaaggttacagatgtatagaaacattggggtgtcaccctgctatagttccaggggtacccagggtacaaataaacactcaccccaaatctccccctaactggccttcagactgggcccccttagctcataacaaggttacagatatatagaaacattggggtgtcaccctgctatagttccaggggtacccagggtacaaataagcactcaccccaaatctccccctaactgaccttcagactgggcccccttagctcataacaaggttacagatatatagaaacattggggtgtcaccctgctatagttccaggggtacccagggtacaaataaccactcaccccaaatctccctctaactggccttcagactgggcccccttagctcataacaaggttacagatatatagaaacattggggtgtcaccctgctatagttccaggggtacccagggtacaaataaccactcaccccaaatctccctctaactggccttcagactgggcccccttagctcataacaaggttacagatatatagaaacattggggtaacagtcaccctgctatagttccaggagtacccagggtacaaataagcactcacccccaaatctccccaaaactgaccttcaaactgggtccccttagctcataacaaggttacagatgtatagaaacattggggtgtcaccctgctatagttccaggggtacccagggtacaaataaacactcaccccaaatctccccctaactggccttcagactgggcccccttagctcataacaaggttacagatatatagaaacattggggtaacagtcaccctgctatagttccaggggtacccagggtacaaataaacactcaccccaaatctccccctaactgaccttcagactgggtccccttagctcataacaaggttacagatatatagaaacattggggtaacagtcaccctgctatagttccaggagtacccagggtacaaataagcactcacccccaaatctccccaaaactgaccttcaaactgggtccccttagctcataacaaggttacagatgtatagaaacattggggtgtcaccctgctatagttccaggggtacccagggtacaaataaacactcaccccaaatctccccctaactggccttcagactgggcccccttagctcataacaaggttacagatatatagaaacattggggtaacagtcaccctgctatagttccaggggtacccagggtacaaataaacactcaccccaaatctccccctaactgaccttcagactgggcccccttagctcataaggttacacatatatagaaacattggggtaacagtcaccctgctatagttccaggggtacccagggtacaaataagcactcaccccaaatctccccctaactggccttcagactgggcccccttagctcataacaaggttacagatatatagaaacattggggtaacagtcaccctgctatagttccaggggtacccagggtacaaataaacactcaccccaaatctccccctaactgaccttcagactgggccccgtGTGACCATGAAGTTGATACAAGAAGAAACCGAGATATTTAAGAGATTTAGTTAAACAAAActaaaaggaaacaaacaaatatacaaatagaAGTTGTTTCATGTGCTGAGAATTTATGGGGGTCTCAGTTTCCCAAGCATTTTGGGAATGGGGTGATGGTGATCCTGTGTGATGTTTTGACCAAAGGGGCCACTGTAGAATCCAGGAAAGGACAGGGGTTCAGTGGAAAATGACCCCATATGATCACCCCAATTATATGAAGTCAGTAAATCCGATCAGGGTGTTTCTTGGTTCTTCTGTGCAAAATGAAATCAGCGCCGTTTACAAGGGCAAAGCTCCGCCTACTTGTTTCTTTAACGGTTTAATATTGGAGATTCATCTGATTAAAAAGACAAGTCCAagtgtaaacattatataaaaacactcCATATTGTTAGAACGGCCTTGTGAGGTGACAGTTTGTGCGGATACAGAATTTCAGTCGTCAAAAAGGGCAAACATGAGGTCCAGTCGGGAGAACAAAGAGGAGTGTGATGGTGGTGCAAGGAAGGCTCTGGATGTAGCGCTGAATGTAACCCGCATGGGACCAATGTTGTGGGAAGGAGAGGGACATCGGTGGAGTCAAGCTGTGCATCATGGGAGTGTAGTGAGCCAATCACTAAAGCAGCTGctcaacaaccaatcagaagtcaCAGTGCTTTCCACCAGTCCCAGTTCATATGAACGTGGAGTCCATTGGGTTTGAATCCTGGACGTTTCTCGCTCGGGCCTCAAACAGCTGCTTGATCAGAGCCGACTTCTCCTGCTCCAGTTGGGTGATCCGGTCGCTCTTCTCCGACACCTCCTGGGAACACACAGATGGGCTGATCACATACAGATATTACAGTTTGGTTCTGCGGGAAGTTATATAGGAAATTGCATCCTGGTACCTTGGTCAGAAGCCGGTTCTGTTCCTTCAGCATAGTCCCCGGTTGTACTTGCTGACCCGATACACCCGGAGCCGCCGTCTGACCCATGTTTGTAGGTGGGGAGGGAGCGCTAGTCTGCAGGACACACGGACAAGTACAATTATAAAGTTACAACGGATCAgggcttgtctgttatctactgtgtatcctatgcttgaatggctgcccccatggctacacagcagcctgtttatataaactacagtagtacttatctgttatctactgtgtatcctgtgcttgaatggctgtccccatggctacacagcagcttgtttatataaactatagtagtacttatctgttatctactgtgtatcctgtacttgaatggctgccccgatggctacacatcttgtttatatacactatagtagtacttatctgttatctactgtgtatcctgagcttcaatggctgccccatggctacacagcagcttgtttatataaactatagtagtacttatctgttatctactgtgtatcctgtgcttgaatggctgcccccatggctacacagcagcttgtttatataaactatagtagtacttatctgttatctactgtgtatcctgtgcttgaatggctgcccccatggctacacagcagcttgtttatataaactatagtagtacttatctgttatttactgtgtatcctgtgcttaaatggctgcctccatggctacacagcagcttgtttatataaactatagtagtacttatctgttatctactgtgtatcctgtacttgaatggctgccccgatggctacacatcttgtttatatacactatagtagtacttatctgttatctactgtgtatcctgagcttcaatggctgccccatggctacacagcagcttgtttatataaactatagtagtacttatctgttatctactgtgtatcctgtgcttgaatggctgccccatggctacacagcagcttgtttatataaactatagtagtacttatctgttatctactgtgtatcctgtgcttgaatggctgcccccatggctacacagcagcttgtttatataaactatagtagtacttatctgttatctactgtgtttcctgtgcttgaatggctgccccatggccacacagcagcttgactctataaactatagtagagtttctaaagcgaATACACTAGTTTTGTCGGTGCAGGGAGGCActacattgtattgtcattcttttggaacacttttgttttttttgctgttactgttcctttaagctttttatttaataGAAGAACTGATGTAAATGGGAGGCTGGACAGGAGTCCTTGGTAGAGCCATAGGGAAGCATTACGAGTATTGAAATCCCCCTATAGACTACATATGAGGGATGGGTTGTTTCAAAATGAAGTGAAGGCCTGTCCATTCCTAGTATTACAGTGACTGTTGCAATTATTCGATTCCAAATGTTGCAGAGAATAGAAACATACACATAAAAaggatctgtaaggctacaaatgtattgttattgctagtttttatttttctattcaatccctcttctattcatagtccagtttcTTATGCAAACAAATGTGTGGTTACAAGGATAATtcagaccttagcaaccaggttgctgcaAGTTGTAGAATACCAAATACacagctaaataagtcaaaaagcacggataatagaaaattaaaaccatttgtaaattgtctcagaatatccctctctacatcatactgacagttaatttagGTGAATAAGCCCTTTAAAGTAgggatacacttaggggccgattcactaacttcgagtgaaggattcgaagtaaaaaaacttagaatttcaaagtttttttgggctactttgaccttcgactacgaatcgaaggattcgaactaaaaatcgttcgactattcgaccattcgatagtcgaagtactgtctctttaagaaaaaacttcaaccccctagttcgccatctaaaagctaccgaactcaatgttagcctatggggaaggtcccgataggctttcctaagtttttttgatcgaaggattattccttcgatcagtggatttaaatccttcgaatcgaacgattcaaaggatttaatcgttcgatcgaaggaataatccttcgatcaaactatttgcgctaaaatccttcgacttcgatattcgaaggatttcaattcccagtcgaataacgagggttaattaaacctcaatattcgacccttggtgaatcggcccctaaatccaggattccgttcaggattttgccaggattcagcctttttcatcaggattcggccgaatccttctgcctggccgaaccgaattcccTTAGGCTTGTGATTGCCTGTTGCTAATGCATGCCAAAACTTTCATTGGCTGACCAGATTTTTCATCAAGAATATAACGTTGATCAGCACTgcgcaataataataataataataataataataacaaccagaACACATGGATTCACAGAAAGTGGTTTGTGATCCTGACAGTTTTCCACCAGCACCACTAGGGGGCTCTGCTACGCGTATAGTGCACTGGTGTTTGCCATAAAGCAGATAatgttagactacaactcccagcatgcatcaTGAGTAGGAGCTGTACAGCTAAGGTATCTGGAGTGGCATCAGTTGCTTATCACTGCCCTAATGGAACCAAAGATAAAGGCTTTGGGGGTTCCATATAAAACTGATGCCCAGTGTCGATACAAGGACTGTGGGAGATCTGGCATAGCAGAGCCCAACCTGAAGcacctgtacagtatataataattataataatatgcaCGCTCTCCACTCTCAAAGCAGCCAATGAGAGAAGACACAGGCCTCTCCCCGGGTGCTGATAAGGTGCTTTATTGGTGGCAAAGGTTCCCCACAAGGATTCTGTCACCTAATGAAAGCAGTGAAATCACAAGGGATGTGTTTGAATAGAGGAGAGGGCGGAGTAGAGGAACAATATTTACTTTACACAAACACATGTACAGCAGAATTACCTATAGATACAAGTGGAGTCACATGGGGAACAGAGCTCGCCCAGCTGGAAACTCTACTAATAGGGACGTATAATAGAATTGCTGGGGGGGACACTGGAACAGCCATACAAAAGGCAAAGTTTGTAAAGAACAGTGAATTACAGGGAAATctcgattttaagtcccctgattttaagttttcccacattttacattttttatttgtggtcccaccaatttataatgcatttccctgatttttttggattttacatgaaaattttgtcctgatgttcccaagaactgcttttttccctttatgaattttattattcgtgaaataaagaggtttaatatACTAAGCAGAGGTATATTTTGCCTGAAAATAGTCAATTGCAATGtatatacagtcctgcaccaatcacttattgctttagcttgtgtatgtgactgacacgTGCCCCATGTTTAAcctattgtatctcaaagtaaaactcactCCTGTGCTTTTATCTTTTCAGTACCTgaagaaaaaattactttaacacacttccctgattttacaatttcctggattttacatatttttttcctggtcccctgaaaaacgtaaaatgggggtttttgCAGTAAGTGGAATTTAATGCTGAAATGTGGTTGGGTACATGTGATTATTCTTGTTACGTTGTAAAGAGGGGAGAAGAAAACTTACCTTCCCAGTGGCAACCAATTCCCCCAGGCAGCGATTTACCTCCATTAATTTAGGGAGTTGTTGGTTTAGGGAACTGGACTTTCCATCACAGATATAATCCTGGAACAGAATGTAATGGCCTCTTAGTGCCAAATAATAAATCTCCCTAACTCCCAAACCTCTAACCCTCCCCAAAACTCTCCCTCCCATACCTCTCTCCCTCCTGAACATTCCTCCCTTCTAaacctctctccctccctcccgaGCCTATCTTCCTCATTCCTGAACCTCCCTCCCGAATCTTTCTCCCTCATTCCTGAACCTCAGTCCTGAACCTCCCTCTTGAACCTATCTCCCTCCCAAACCTCTCTCCCTACTGAACCTCGCTACTGAACTTCCCTCCCTCCTGAACCACTCTCCCTCCTGAACCACTCTCCCTCCTGAACCACTCTCCCTCCTGAACCACTCTCCCTCCTGAACCACTCTCCCTCCTGAACCACTCTCCCTCCTCAACCTCCCTCCCTCCTGAGCAGCTCTTCCTCCTGAGCCTCCCTCCCTCCTGAACCTCTTTCCCGAACCTCTCTCCCGAACCTCTCTCCCGAACCTCTCTCCCTCCCGAACCTCTCTCCCTCCCGaacctctctccctccctccatccttaaccctctctccctctctccctcctgaACCTCACACCCTCCTGagcctccctctctccctcccttatACACAGAGGGAGTAAGCCGGagctctttaggtagataggggaagggacagacaaAAGGCCATAGGTTGATAGGGAGTATACAGAATTAATGGGACagacataataatatatttatgataCTACACACACCCCAAGTCTATATACCCCTGTGTTACTCACTGTTGGAGTTTTGCCAAGGTTCCTCTGTTGCTCCTGGACTATGTGGATCTGCTGGTGGTACCAGTCTCGTGCTCTTTCCACCAtctccagcccctgcaggaggaAATCCTTCTCTTGCTCGAgctccttcatcttcttcagcTGTGGAAACAGAGAAATCTCAGGCCCACCAAGGGACTGTCCCTTTATCTGCATTACAAGTTGCCCCCCTATGTTGCCAATGGAGCTGTGGGGGGTCCAGTCCAGTGAGGAAATATCTGTCCAACCTCACTTACTAGTTTTCTAATACAAGTTCCTTGTGCTCGGTTACATTATTGACACATTATTGACACAGAAGCATTTGGAGTTTCCTAAATGTATCTACACTTGGAAGTCAGCAGCTCAGGAATTGCTATTAAGTTAATAAGTATAAACAGAAGCGAAAGAGCAATAACAGGAATCTTCCATATATGAAATCAATAGGTCCTAGCGCTGTTCCATCGCAGCCTTATGGGTAAAACTCACCGTTGGCTTATAGTGGTGGGAAGTGGTACTGCACGTTGTATATTAggggaagttttttttggaatgcaGCATGGAGAATATGACACTTTCCAGTGGTCTTGTCTCTTGTATTGCAGTTTTGACTTAGACACCCCCCCTTCGGGACCACCCATGGGAAGCTTGTCATGCAGGATGATGAAGCATTTGAATACAAGGGGTCCTGATCAGATGCTAATGGGGTTCTTATATATACACAGAGCTCAGGAAACACTCTCTGGGGCCCCTCTGTTTGGCTGAGCAGAAAAGACAATTACAGGACAGATCTCAATAGAGAGGAGCAGTCTCACTCACCAAGCTGTAATCTACCCCACTGGTAACGGTGTGTCTCCTGGGCTCCCCCCGGCCACGCTGGTGTTTGCACTGGTCCATTAGCCCCTCTTTGGTGGCCTCATTGTGGGACCGGCACATCCCCTTCATCTCCCCACCTGGGACAGAAGGGAACAGGAGTGACTAAAGCAGCATGGAAGAGAAGGGGTTAATGGCAATAACATTTAGGAAGAGCAGGAGTGACTGCTGTGAGCTCATGTGATGGATGGACAGGAATGTAGGATATTCCCAGATCCCGTGAGAAAGGAGTGGGGCACTTGTTTAGCCGGGGGAGTTAAGTAAGGTGCAGAGGGATCCAACCAATCACCCGTAACAACTgcacaataaagatacacttcCAGGTCCTGCTTTGTACAAGAAACTTCTCCATAATAAAATATTAGTGAATAAAATATTAGTgaccccacccccccccccagattcaTGCCCTCTGGATTCACCCAGGTACAAAGCTCCGCccctctctgtacttcctgctcctgggctgctctctttcccatggtcagacaggaacctcccccaggGGTAaatgaatccaatctcccccagtacttacccaggtacagagctctgattctctgtacttcctgctcctgggctgttctctttcccatggtcagacaggaacctccctctgggtaagtgaatccaatctccccagtacttacccaggtacagagagctctgattctctgtacttcctgctcctgggctgttctctttcccatggtcagacaggaacctccccctgggtaagtgaatccaatctcccccagtacttacccaggtacagagctgtgattctctgtacttcctgctcctgggctgctctccttcccatgGTCAAAAAGGAAGACCTACCTCCCTCAACTGGAATGAGAGTAGGGTGTAAGGAGGATCAACCCCATGTATTTCATACTATAGGCACCTGCTATTAACCTCACAGACTCTCTCTGGAACCCTCCCCTCTCCTCCTCAGACTCTCCCCCGGGTGGATCTTTGTGTAACCTGTTCCCAAGGTAAATATTTGCTCTTCCCTCACACAATCCTCTGCTATAATTGAAGGGATCGAGAAGCAACAGCCCAGAGCTTTGTCTGCAGGTGTCACAGAACTAATGGAAAGAATGAAACTCGCCTCTCATCAATAaaataaactacaattcccagcatcccctgaggCTCATTAGCTAAGGAGGCAGGTTCCAGTTTACCCCATTCCTTTCTATGCACATTCCTGCAGAGTGTAATATAGGGGCATTTTCCTCCACCTTTAGAATAGCGGAGAAGAATGCCAGGCATTCCTGAGAGGCACCGGTACTGTCCCATAATCCACATTTAAGTGCCAGGCTTTAAGGGAAACATCAGGCTGAGCTGAAACATCCGACCTTCCTCAGATCAGACATGGGGTGCCAGCTGTACAGTGCATAGGGGTGCCAGCTGTACAGTGCATAGGGGTGCCAGCTGTACAGTGCATAGGGGTGCCAGCTGTACAGTGCATAGGGGTGCCAGCTGTACAGTGCATAGGGATGCCAGCTGTACAGTGCATAGGGATGCCAGCTGTACAGTGCATAGGGATGCCAGCTGTACAGTGCATAGGGGTGCCAGCTGTACAGTGCATAGGGGTGCCAGCTGTACAGTGCATAGGGATGCCAGCTGTACAGTGCATAGGGATGCCAGCTGTACAGTGCATAGGGATGCCAGCTGTACAGTGCATAGGGATGCCAGCTGTACAGTGCATAGTGATGCCAGCTGTACAGTGCATAGGGATGCCAGCTGTACAGTGCATAGGGATGCCAGCTGTACAGTGCATAGGGATGCCAGTTGTACAGTGTATAGGGATGCCAGTTGTACAGTGCATAGGGATGCCAGTTGTACAGTGCATAGGGATGCCAGTTGTACAGTGCATAGGGATGCCAGTTGTACAGTGCATAGGGATGCCAGTTGTACAGTGCATAGGGATGCCAGTTGTACAGTGCATAGGGATGCCAGCTGTACAGTGCATAGGGATGCCAGCTGTACAGTGCATAGGGATGCCAGCTGTACAGTGTATAGGGATGCCAGCTGTACAGTGTATAGTGATGCCAGTTGTACAGTGCATAGGGATGCCAGCTGTACAGTGCATAGGGGTGCCAGTTGTACAGTGTATAGGGATGCCAGTTGCACAGTGCATAGGGATGCCAGCTGTACAGTGTATAGTGATGCCAGCTGTACAGTGTATAGTGATGCCAGCTGTACAGTGTATAGGGATGCCAGCTGTACAGTGTATAGGGATGCCAGTTGTACAGTGTATAGTGATGCCAGTTGTACAGTGTATAGTGATGCCAGTTGTACAGTGTATAGGGATGCCAGTTGTACAGTGTATAGGGATGCCAGTTGTACTGTGTATAGGGATGCCAGCT encodes the following:
- the LOC108698152 gene encoding suppressor APC domain-containing protein 2; protein product: MGRRAAQEQEVQRITALYLGGEMKGMCRSHNEATKEGLMDQCKHQRGRGEPRRHTVTSGVDYSLLKKMKELEQEKDFLLQGLEMVERARDWYHQQIHIVQEQQRNLGKTPTDYICDGKSSSLNQQLPKLMEVNRCLGELVATGKTSAPSPPTNMGQTAAPGVSGQQVQPGTMLKEQNRLLTKEVSEKSDRITQLEQEKSALIKQLFEARARNVQDSNPMDSTFI